The following proteins are encoded in a genomic region of Ammospiza caudacuta isolate bAmmCau1 chromosome 3, bAmmCau1.pri, whole genome shotgun sequence:
- the POU3F2 gene encoding POU domain, class 3, transcription factor 2 produces MATAASNHYSLLASGSPMVHAEPPGGMQPGGGYRDAGALVQADYALQSNGHPLSHAHQWIAALSHGGPGGGGGGGGGGGGGGGGGGEAPWSAGALGQPDIKPAVVQAGGRGDELPPPPQHPPPGRAPHLVHHGGGGGGHHAAAAAAAAAAAWRAGGAAHLPPGMAAANGAQAGLLYSQPPGFTVNGMLGAGQPGLHHHGLRDAHEEPPPGPPHHGPEHPPPPHGPHPGAAGPAPSAAAAAPPGPPPHHDPHSDEDTPTSDDLEQFAKQFKQRRIKLGFTQADVGLALGTLYGNVFSQTTICRFEALQLSFKNMCKLKPLLNKWLEEADSSSGSPTSIDKIAAQGRKRKKRTSIEVSVKGALESHFLKCPKPSAQEITSLADSLQLEKEVVRVWFCNRRQKEKRMTPPGGTLPGAEDVYGASRDTPPHHGVQTPVQ; encoded by the coding sequence ATGGCGACCGCAGCCTCCAACCACTACAGCCTGCTCGCCTCCGGCTCCCCCATGGTGCACGCCGAGCCGCCCGGCGGCATGCAGCCCGGCGGCGGCTACCGCGACGCCGGCGCCCTGGTGCAGGCGGACTACGCGCTGCAGAGCAACGGGCACCCGCTGAGCCACGCTCACCAGTGGATCGCGGCGCTGTCCCACGGCGGCcccggcggtggcggcggcggcggcggcggcgggggcggcggcggcggcggcggcggcgaggcGCCCTGGTCGGCGGGCGCGCTGGGCCAGCCCGACATCAAGCCGGCGGTGGTGCAGGCGGGCGGGCGCGGCGACgagctgccgccgccgccgcagcaCCCGCCGCCGGGGCGGGCGCCGCACCTGGTGCAccacggcggcggcggcggagggcaccacgcggcggcggcggcggcggcggcggcagcggcgtggcgggcgggcggcgcggcgcaCCTGCCGCCCGGCATGGCCGCGGCCAACGGCGCGCAGGCGGGGCTGCTCTACTCGCAGCCGCCCGGCTTCACCGTCAACGGGATGCTGGGCGCCGGGCAGCCGGGGCTGCACCACCACGGCCTGCGCGACGCCCACGAGGagccgccgccggggccgccgcaCCACGGCCCCGAGCACCCGCCGCCGCCCCACGGCCCCCACCCcggggcggccgggccggcaccgtccgccgccgccgccgcgccccccGGGCCGCCGCCGCACCACGACCCGCACTCCGACGAGGACACGCCGACCTCGGACGACCTGGAGCAGTTCGCCAAGCAGTTCAAGCAGCGGCGCATCAAACTGGGATTTACCCAAGCGGACGTGGGGCTGGCGCTGGGCACCCTCTACGGCAACGTCTTCTCGCAGACCACCATCTGCCGCTTCGaggccctgcagctcagcttcAAGAACATGTGCAAGCTGAAGCCTTTGTTGAACAAGTGGTTGGAGGAGGCGGACTCCTCCTCGGGCAGCCCCACCAGCATAGACAAGATCGCGGCGCAGGGCCGCAAGCGGAAAAAGCGCACCTCCATCGAGGTGAGCGTCAAGGGCGCGCTGGAGAGCCACTTCCTCAAGTGCCCCAAGCCCTCCGCCCAGGAGATCACCTCGCTCGCGGACAGCCtacagctggagaaggaggtggTGAGAGTGTGGTTTTGTAACAGGAGACAGAAAGAGAAGCGCATGACTCCCCCGGGAGGGACGCTGCCGGGCGCCGAGGACGTGTAcggggccagcagggacacgcCGCCGCACCACGGGGTGCAGACCCCCGTGCAGTGA